The DNA window AATGCCGGTGGCCTCCTGAGTCTTTCCAGACAGAGAAAAACATCGTGCCGAATCGTATAAATTCTGCGGGGCCATAAACCCATCTTCATATTTTTCCGCTGCCTCTTTGTAAGTTTCGGCTGCAATAGAAAAATACCCCTTTTCTTCCTGGCATGCAGCAATACCCGCTAAAGCTGAAACCATAAGATCCAGATCGCTGCTTTGGTCCAAGAATTGCCTAAAATATTGTTCTGCCTCATCGAAGTTCTTTGACATAAAATGAGCATTGGCTAGATAATAGAGTCCTTTTTTTCCTGATTTGGTTCCACCGTAATTCTCGGCCAGGTTATTTAAAGTGCTAATTGCACTTTCATAGTTTTCCGCGAAATAATCAATTCGAGCTTTTGATAATTCAATGTTTGCACTTTGTTCTTTTTCCTGTTGTATATTCGAAAGAATAAAAGAGGCAAATATTACAACAGGAATCCCGACAAGCCCCCACGTAAAATAGCGGCTATTTTGACTGATAAAGTTTTGTGCCTTAAAATAGAAGGTGACAAATTTATCTTCT is part of the candidate division KSB1 bacterium genome and encodes:
- a CDS encoding tetratricopeptide repeat protein, yielding MLKPRKRLTKKQIKEDKFVTFYFKAQNFISQNSRYFTWGLVGIPVVIFASFILSNIQQEKEQSANIELSKARIDYFAENYESAISTLNNLAENYGGTKSGKKGLYYLANAHFMSKNFDEAEQYFRQFLDQSSDLDLMVSALAGIAACQEEKGYFSIAAETYKEAAEKYEDGFMAPQNLYDSARCFSLSGKTQEATGILSKLIENYSNSQIKNEAEIFLAELNS